In Armigeres subalbatus isolate Guangzhou_Male unplaced genomic scaffold, GZ_Asu_2 Contig1411, whole genome shotgun sequence, a single genomic region encodes these proteins:
- the LOC134202791 gene encoding uncharacterized protein LOC134202791, translating to MFSPVELADIHLCYGFANCVATAAQQEYARRFPNRRLPNARTFTTTHRRFREGTLFSTRPHVEQPRRSLTPAMENRILNMIRNDPKTSTRRVAAQLPVSHWSVWNVLNKELLHFCHSTFIFI from the exons ATGTTTTCTCCAGTAGAGCTGGCGGATATTCACCTGTGCTACGGATTCGCCAACTGTGTGGCAACGGCTGCTCAACAGGAGTATGCTCGCAGGTTCCCCAATCGGCGGCTGCCTAATGCAA gaACCTTCACGACTACTCATCGCCGGTTCCGGGAAGGAACATTGTTTTCTACAAGACCGCATGTGGAACAGCCCCGGCGATCGCTAACACCGGCCATGGAGAACCGCATTCTGAATATGATACGGAACGATCCCAAAACCAGCACTAGGCGTGTTGCTGCGCAGCTTCCTGTATCTCATTGGAGCGTATGGAACGTTTTAAACAAAGAGC TTCTGCATTTTTGCCATAGTACGTTTATCTTCATCTAG